Genomic window (Subtercola endophyticus):
CGACGACCCCGAATCGATCGGGCCGAAGAACCCCATCAGCATCATCATCTCGCCGGTGGCGGGAAACCAGGTCGTGGATTTCGCCGCCGACGCGATTCCGGGAACCCAGAACGTCAAGGTGCTCACGTCGGGTGAGGTCGAAACGTGGCCGTTCGATCACTACTCCGTGGGTCCCGGCACTGACGACCCTGGAGTAGCGGTGATCGCCTACACCACGGTCGACGGAGTGAAGGAGTCGGTACCCACCACCATCTTCATGACAGGATCGCTTCCCGGTTGGACGCTCGGCGCGAGCCTCGCGACTTCGTCGAATACAACGGTGACCACCGCCGACGGTGTGCAGCCTGTTCCGTTCGTCGATCTGACGGCCCATCGTTCGGCGAGCACGCTCGCGTTCGCTCTGGTGCTGTTGAGCCTGCTCGTCGTGATGCCGGTGCTGGTGTTGTTCGTCGCGATCACCGCTTATCGCGGCAAACGTAAAGTCGAGGCCTCGTTCAACAGCTGGATGGGCGCAATGCTCTTCGCGACGATCCCGCTGCGTA
Coding sequences:
- a CDS encoding DUF4436 family protein codes for the protein MSTDGAEPGAATPATPATPAAPGTTPATPPRRRLATRHRVIAFIVLAVLVYAASVTLYASSGRVGSTGEPETPKPGGVTVIMSPQAVDAVGQTITMEVTIKPSAELDDPESIGPKNPISIIISPVAGNQVVDFAADAIPGTQNVKVLTSGEVETWPFDHYSVGPGTDDPGVAVIAYTTVDGVKESVPTTIFMTGSLPGWTLGASLATSSNTTVTTADGVQPVPFVDLTAHRSASTLAFALVLLSLLVVMPVLVLFVAITAYRGKRKVEASFNSWMGAMLFATIPLRTFLPGSPPIGSWIDFLIVLWVIVGLVTGLAIYVAAWYRWGTSATPRV